In the genome of Sorangium aterium, one region contains:
- a CDS encoding ABC transporter permease — protein sequence MTQQGIQESQTQAAYKLEAPDVALPAGRASRLLSRRVGNVAVGLVFPAALLLAWSYASQRELIPAQILPAPGLVLQTLTELASSGDLHTNIAVSLGRVLGGFAAGGAAGLALGIAMGLSRRIEEHVHPLFKALSQVPALAWLPLVMMVAGIGESLKLILIAQASLIPVAINTFQGIKNVPRSYIEVARVFRFSHAQLLRKVVLPAAVPSIAVGIRYGLTQAWLSLVTVELLASSEGVGFLIVWGRQLFQLDVVLAAILVVGIVGLVLDKGLEAIEARLLRWRRAAL from the coding sequence ATGACGCAGCAGGGAATTCAAGAAAGCCAGACCCAGGCCGCCTACAAGCTCGAGGCGCCCGACGTGGCGCTGCCCGCGGGCCGCGCCTCCCGGCTCCTGTCGCGGCGGGTGGGCAACGTCGCCGTGGGGCTCGTCTTCCCGGCGGCGCTCCTCCTCGCGTGGAGCTACGCCTCGCAGCGCGAGCTGATCCCGGCGCAGATCCTGCCGGCGCCAGGGCTCGTCCTGCAGACGCTGACCGAGCTCGCGAGCTCGGGCGATCTGCACACGAACATCGCCGTCAGCCTCGGCCGCGTCCTCGGCGGCTTCGCCGCGGGCGGCGCGGCGGGCCTCGCGCTCGGCATCGCCATGGGGCTCTCGCGGCGGATCGAGGAGCACGTCCACCCGCTCTTCAAGGCGCTCTCGCAGGTCCCCGCCCTCGCGTGGCTTCCGCTGGTCATGATGGTGGCGGGGATCGGCGAGTCGCTCAAGCTGATCCTCATCGCGCAGGCGAGCCTCATCCCGGTGGCGATCAACACGTTCCAGGGCATCAAGAACGTGCCGAGATCGTACATCGAGGTGGCCCGGGTCTTCCGGTTCAGCCATGCTCAGCTGCTCCGGAAGGTCGTGCTCCCCGCCGCGGTGCCGTCCATCGCCGTCGGCATCCGTTACGGCCTGACGCAAGCGTGGCTGTCGCTCGTCACGGTCGAGCTCCTGGCGTCCTCCGAGGGCGTCGGATTCCTGATCGTCTGGGGCCGCCAGCTGTTCCAGCTCGACGTGGTGCTCGCGGCGATCCTCGTCGTGGGGATCGTCGGGCTCGTGCTCGACAAGGGGCTCGAGGCGATCGAGGCCCGCCTCCTCCGCTGGCGGCGGGCGGCCCTGTAA
- a CDS encoding ABC transporter permease: protein MSAITHALIQPRLRRGLVLPVLLFVAWLVVCRYELANTRILVPPLAVWEAARALHESGELWGHLSASLVRDLLGLALGVVAGGAVGGLLAVSRSADKLFSPSFHAAKQVALFAWIPLMSVWLGVGEQAKVAFIALSAFYPVVVNTYEGVRSVGVEHIEVARVLRFSRWQILRKVILPSAAPSLFAGVHQGLIYAWLGTLGAEYLLEPAPGIGSLMVDGRERFAMDVVLVGLIVSGLVGFGLNALAKAAEDRLLRWRVRGV, encoded by the coding sequence ATGAGCGCCATCACCCATGCTCTGATCCAGCCGCGGCTGCGGCGCGGCCTGGTCCTGCCCGTCCTGCTGTTCGTCGCGTGGCTCGTGGTCTGCCGCTACGAGCTCGCCAACACCCGCATCCTGGTGCCGCCGCTCGCGGTCTGGGAGGCCGCGAGGGCGCTTCATGAGAGCGGCGAGCTCTGGGGCCACCTGAGCGCCAGCCTCGTCCGGGATCTCCTTGGGCTCGCGCTGGGCGTCGTGGCGGGCGGCGCCGTCGGCGGCCTCCTCGCCGTCTCGCGCTCCGCCGACAAGCTGTTCTCACCGAGCTTCCACGCCGCGAAGCAGGTCGCGCTGTTCGCGTGGATCCCGCTCATGTCGGTGTGGCTCGGCGTCGGCGAGCAGGCGAAGGTCGCCTTCATCGCGCTCTCCGCCTTCTACCCGGTCGTCGTGAACACCTATGAAGGCGTGCGGAGCGTCGGTGTCGAGCACATCGAGGTGGCGCGGGTGCTCCGCTTCTCGCGGTGGCAGATCCTCCGCAAGGTCATCCTGCCGTCCGCCGCGCCGTCGCTCTTCGCGGGCGTGCACCAGGGGCTCATCTACGCGTGGCTCGGCACGCTCGGGGCCGAGTACCTGCTCGAGCCCGCCCCCGGGATCGGCAGCTTGATGGTGGACGGGCGCGAGCGCTTCGCCATGGATGTCGTGCTGGTCGGGCTCATCGTGTCCGGCCTCGTGGGCTTCGGCCTGAACGCGCTGGCCAAGGCGGCGGAAGACCGCCTGTTGCGATGGCGTGTCCGCGGCGTGTGA
- a CDS encoding ABC transporter ATP-binding protein — translation MGSPGVINIRDVSKKYVVKDKPLEVLRGIGLTIHPGEFISVVGTSGCGKSTLLRLLVGLDGDYEGDILVGGARVEGTSLDRGIVFQEHRLFPWLTIEQNVALGLESSAWTQADKARAVDEHLELVGLSAFKRAYPHQLSGGMAQRAAIARGLVNRPGILLLDEPFGALDALTRAKLQQELQRIWQEEQITMILVTHDVEEAVFLGDRVVVLEPRPGRIKRVVPVSAPRPRSRTDHEIKALVDEVRGYLLEA, via the coding sequence ATGGGCTCGCCTGGAGTCATCAACATTCGCGACGTCAGCAAGAAGTACGTGGTCAAGGACAAGCCGCTGGAGGTCCTCCGCGGGATCGGCCTGACCATTCACCCCGGCGAGTTCATCAGCGTCGTGGGCACGAGCGGTTGCGGGAAGTCGACGCTCCTCCGGCTCCTCGTCGGGCTGGACGGCGACTACGAGGGCGACATCCTCGTCGGCGGCGCGCGCGTCGAGGGGACGAGCCTCGATCGGGGCATCGTCTTCCAGGAGCACCGGCTCTTCCCCTGGCTCACCATCGAGCAGAACGTCGCGCTCGGGCTCGAGAGCTCGGCGTGGACGCAGGCCGACAAGGCCCGCGCTGTCGACGAGCACCTCGAGCTCGTGGGCCTGTCGGCGTTCAAGCGGGCCTACCCGCACCAGCTCTCCGGCGGGATGGCCCAGCGGGCGGCGATCGCGCGAGGGCTCGTCAACCGGCCGGGCATCCTGCTGCTCGACGAGCCGTTCGGCGCGCTCGACGCGCTGACCCGCGCGAAGCTGCAGCAGGAGCTCCAGCGCATCTGGCAGGAGGAGCAGATCACGATGATCCTCGTCACGCACGACGTCGAGGAGGCCGTGTTCCTCGGCGATCGCGTCGTCGTGCTCGAACCGCGGCCCGGGAGGATCAAGCGCGTCGTCCCCGTCAGCGCGCCGCGCCCGAGGTCCCGCACCGACCACGAGATCAAGGCCCTCGTCGACGAGGTGCGCGGCTATCTCCTCGAGGCGTAG